aaatacatttatatacataaacagtatgcatctacatgtacatatatataatctaaatgatatatgattagatacacacacacacacacacacacacacacacatacacacacacacacacacacaaatatatatatatatatatatatatatatatatatatatatatatatatatatatatatatatatatacatatatatatatacatacatacatacatatatatatatatatatatatatatatatatatatatatatatatatatatatgtttgtgtgtctgtgtatacatgtgcctGTTAAACGGTGTTCACTGCGATATATGTTGAAAGGTTatgatgagaataaatatcttcacagtgAAAATACGATCAGTTTTGCTTATATATTCTGATATATTTATGACgatgatatattcgaaactgtcCAAATACATCTATTATAATTcacactttatatacatacatacatacatacatacatatatatatatatatatatatatatatatatatatatatatatatatatatatatatatatatatatatatatatatatatatatatatatatatatatatatatatatatatttatgtatatatatatgtatatatatatacacacacaaatctgtgtgcatgtgtgtgtcctgcacacacacacataaatgcacacacacacacacacacacacacacacacacatatatatatatatatatatatatatatatatatatatatatatatatatatatatatatatatatatgtgtgtgtgtgtgtgagtgagtgtgtgtgtgtgtgtgtgtgtgtgtgtgtgtgtgtgtgtgtgtgtgtgtatgtgtatgtgtatgtgtatgtgtatgtgtatatgtatatgtatacatatatacatatatgtattggtgtatgtatgtatctacatacataaatgtatatataaaataaatattgatatttatgttcAAAAGCAGCGATTTTCGTGATCAAACgcaggacagagaaaggaaacacGTCTTGATCACCCCGAGAGCGGGCTGGTTGGCCCAAGGATACCTTTCACTCCAATTATTCGATTCCAGAAATGCTAAATctaaaattattttcttatcgTTTTATTCCACTCATTTTCCCTTTGCGATTTCCTACCATACGGATAATATATGTAGAATAAAGAAACTAAAAATACATGGGAACATCTACATGATCTATGAACGAAAATGAAATTACTCCTACGGTTCGGTTGTgctgctgggggaggagggggaggggaggagggacactGCTACCTATATAAAGACGCCCATCATCACGGTCGCTACAGTTCGAAGGCACCGAGAGCTGAGAGCGCAAGCATGGCTTTCCGATACTTGGTGAGTTCGTGTGTTTCAAATTACAGTACCAGATATATGCATACTtctatatacattcacatgtatgTGTTGCTGTGGGTGTGTTGATACGTGCGCACACGAAACACCAGGTATTTAATGAACACAAGTTTCATTGATATGCACGAATCTTACATACATCTTACCATATTCTGAATTTCAGATTTCACTGTGTTTGGCGGTCGCAGTTCTGGCCGACCAGACCTCACACGTCAGCATCAGTCTTGGCGGTGCTCCTGCTGTCAGCCATCACAGTTCCTCGCACCACGGAAGCCCTTCATACCACCATCAACCTACCTACCACACTCAGCCTTCCTACCATCCACAACCTTCCTACCACCCTGCTCCCGCTTATCACCCACAGCCTTCCTATAAGCATCAACACCAGCCTGCTGTGCCAGAATGTGCTGCCAACACAACCAAAGCTTGGTGCCTCGAGGACGACCACTATCCCACCTACGAGATCAAACACGCAGCAGAGTACCACTACGAGaagctcctctctctctatgctgaCGTAGCCGACCTCAACACCGAGCTGTCTGTCGACCGACCAAATACCCTGGAGGAGGAAACTTACTTGTGCCCATCAGAGACCGCTTACGTCAGGCCTCTTCGTGCCCAGAACACCGAGGGAAAATGGCGTGTGGTTGTCAACAATATCGATGCCCATTATCAGACTCTCACTCAGACTACACGCATCGAAGAGTGTCTCACTTCCGCCGATGCATGTCCTCTGGTGCCTGAGTGCTACGAGTCTAAGTGTCTGCAGAAGTCCGTCTACCACCGCTTCCTTGTCTACGACGCCTATGATCAGTACTTCCCCTTCGCCATCGAGACCTTCAAGCTTCCCGCCAGCTGTGCTTGTCTCTTGGGCGCCTACACCATCGACCATTAGTCACCAAACACCTGATCTCAAGCCAAATTAACTTAGCATGAATTCTACACTAATTCAACATCTTTAGCGTGCTGGAAACAGAAGTCCAAGGGATGGAAAGTCGAAAAATGCATGAAAGCAGAGTTCTAGCATCTTGCAATGGTAGTGCCAACATTAATGATGACAAGTTTCAAATTACAACAAAGTCTCCACTCGcctaaaatatgaaaataaatattttacctATTTTAGATTTGATTTTaccttccaatatatatatatatataatttcatgagGCACATAATTGATATTTGTTTAATTAAGCATCGTTTTGAGTTTGATATTcattagaaaaaatacatatttgtttTCAAATATCTTTTCAACCTGATGGTCTACTAACAACTGAATTATGCATATGAGTAACAGTAAGCAGAAAAAACGATTTTCATTTTCTCCAGCCATATGATCTCAATGTAAGCTAGGGCgtgtgtgggttggggtaggtattatatgtaatatgtgttctgttgtgtgtgtgcatatatatatatatatatatatatatatatatatatatatatatatatatatatatatatatattctatgatcCCCAGAATGTCTGTTcattttataattgttttattcCAAGTGCTTTTAATCAAATAGATGCATAGCTTTATGTGATACTGCTTTTTTTATCAAACGTCAATGATATTGcccataaacatgtataaataatgtaaaaGTCTTGTGAATAACAAACGTACGAAAAGGATGAAAATGGTTGAACGATCAGGGAATGTGAAACAAAGATGaactaaaagattaaaaaagacttgtaaagaaaaataaaaccgtAAGCACAGTAGTCGTaggtgtgaataaatgaatgaatgaatagacacCGAGACAAAGACGCAACCGATCTCAAGGTCGAACAGGACGATTAAGTGTTGCCCACTCGCGAACTTTGTTTATTTCGTGAAAATACTTTATCATAATAAGTTTATTACTTCTCTCGGGGTTTTTCGTAGAGCCTGCTATGCGACTGAGGCTAGCACACGGCCATACCACGCTACCAAAAGCCCAAACACATGCACGGACACTAAACACACGGAGCTTTTAGTCTATTCTCCCACTCTTTTATTACCACTTATCTATAACTATCAAAAGTGATATTTCGGTTGCAGAGATCCTTAATCTGCTGTTGACAACGCTTTTCAGACAACAGTTTACACAGGTTCCGCCGCTAAAAATAAGACCTGCCCACAAGTACACgctctgagtatatatataatgtgtgtgtgtgtgtgtgtgtgtgtgtgtgtgtgtgtgtgtgtgtgtgtgtgtgtgtgtgtacagatcaACGTCCCGGTCAATGTGCCTTTTGACAAATGTTGTCCCTTCACCACCTGTACTTTTTTGCTTGCCGTCATAGCCTTGCAGAGAACGCCGCTGATTCAATGGGTTTGAGGCTTTGCTCCTTTCCTTGTCCGGCGCCTAGGGGTGCTTCACACTCCAGCTGGTCTCGAGACCAATATACTGGTAATGAACACCTTGGGCACGTGTCCACCGCCGATTGTCCTGTGGcggttctccttcctcttgaACTTGGCCTTGAACTTGGCGATGAGAGGGTTGGGTTTCTCCTCATTCACTCCGatccatttcctcatttcttcaaAGCGCAGACTAAACTTTATGACACTCCATAGCTCCTACAGTCATCGCGGTCTGTGTTTTTCCTGAAGGATGGTactgggggagggtagggagggtggggtgggtgcatGTGGTCAGCACACGTGACCAATTAGCCTCTCAGGCGGCCACATCTAAAATTGTCATTAGTCCAGCTCAATTTCCTCTTGTAAATTATCGGAATATGCAAACCTTTCGCAACATAAAATTGGCACTAATCATAAGTTCTcgctatttgtgtatgtgtgtgtgtgtgtgttcacttgtGGGgtgtgtatatacctgtatgtgtgtatgtatgtgtcttgtgcttgcatgtgtgtatgtgatatcttCATGTGTCTTGAATAtacggtgtatatatatggatatatatatgtacacacacacacacacacacacacacacacacacacacacacacacacacacacatatatatatatatatatatatatatatatatatatatatatatatatgtatgtatgtatatatatatatatatatatatatatatatatatatatatatatatatatatatatatacatatgtatatatgcacatataaacagcatatatacatatgaatatatatacatacattatatatatatatatataggtagagagacagatgtagatatagatatgtacatatataaatatattcttatgtttatattaACACACATTCATAGAATCATAGATTGATaggtaatatgcatatatgagtagCCATATcactgtgtacatgtatatatatatatatatatatatatatatatatatatatatatatatatatatatatatgtgtgtgtgtgtgtgtgtgtgtgtgtgtgtgtgtgtgtgtgtgtgtgtgtgtgtgcatgtgtattaccaatagatgtatagataaataaacataaaaatggggtaaaaaaaaaagaaaaaaaaaatctaggtatACTCTTTTTGGTtcacaacaccccccctccctccacacacacacacacacacacacacacacatatatatatatatatatatatatatatatatatatatatatatatatatatatatatatatatttgtatatacaaatgcatataatatagatgcttatatagatgtataaatgtgtgtgcatatacatatatgcatatatgtgtatacatagctatatgtatatatcgttttCGTTTGTTATGTGTgactgtgcatgtgtttatatagatatgtatatatatatatgcatatatgtatatatacatgtatttatgtatattttgcatgtaatacatacatatacatatctgcacgcagtggaaatatttatatgtatccatacaaacacccacaccctcactcttccacatactcatatgcatatataagtgcacatttttttttttttttttttttttttttgcctttgtgaatctgattgtatgtgtatgccttggccacctctctccttccaggAAAGAGGATGTGAGGATGGGGCATCCTATGGTAGAAATTAGTTCACGTGTTTGTGCTATCGGGAAAGTAATAGCGACAGTTAGGACACGACGCACTTTCACGCTTTTCTAACCTTGGCGTCGCGCATATTCGTAGTGCGTGGGCGTGGCCAACGCATACGACGCCGTATATAAACTCGATAATAACGAATGGACAACAGTAGAAGCGATTCTCGTATCTATCTGCTCGTTTCATCATGGCTCTTATGTTGGTAGGTTGTTGTGTTAAATATATTGTGTAAGGAATTCGGTTCTTACGAATTGTGTATTTTATTCTAATGTTAATCTTTGCTTTCTAGTCGGTCGTTCTGGCATGTGCCGGAGTCGTTCTGGGCTCCGTCCACCCTCCAGCATATGGACATCACCCACAACCTGCTTACGCTCATCATGCGCCTGCCTATGGTCATCATGCACCTGTTTACGGCCACAAGCATGCCTATGAGCACGCTTACTGCGACCCAAGTGTGGCCCCCACATGCGCTGACAACTCCACTCTCTCCTACTGCTTGGAAGACGCTGAGTATCCCGAGTACGAGATCAAGGCTGCCATCACTGCCGATCACCTCTTCGCCAAGAAGTACGCTGACGTCGCCGACCAGTCTGCTGACGACCTGGTAGACATGATTACCAAGGACCAGGAGGAGGCCTTCGACTACTCTTACTACACTGGGGCCTCCACTGGGGACTCTCCCTACGATGCCACCCACTGGGCTGGTCCTGAGGGTTACATCTGTCCCTCCGAAGTGGTGTATGCCATGCCCAAGCGTGCCCAGAATGTGGAAGGCAAGTGGCGCGTCATTGTCAACGACGTTCACTATTACAGCCAGACTGCCCGCCTCGAGACTTGTCTGTTCCCAGAGGCTGCTTGCCGCGCCCTTGCTCCTTGCTACCAGAGCCACTGCACCCAGAAGTCAGTGTACCACCGACTCCTCTCCTACGACCCATGTGACCCCTACAGGGGCCTCTTCATCGATATCTTCAAGATGCCATCTGCCTGCTCATGCCACCTTCCCGCCTAACACATCACCACAACGCTTCTCAACGAATCGCCTCTTCTCACACTAACACTCCATGGCCACCATGGGACTACCGACAACCCCTGTAAGTCCTTCAAGCGGAGGAGAACACCCACGTGACTGGAGATCTGCTTTCTTCACGTAACACCAACAGTCATGCCAGGAACCGAAGGGACGCTCCCACCgctgctctctcgttctcttcagcCATGTAAAGCGAGTCCattgtaatatttttataaacaaatcATTTTTGAACATATCTCTATGATTTCTGACTCCTACGCATGTTAATTGCTAATGATTTTAATAACcattacaaaaagaaacaaataaggataattatagcaAATAGTTGCAGtggattattacaattatgattataatagcattAATCGTAATAATCgtaaaagataatattaatattgatgaaaatgataattcttatCGCAAGAATGAGAGCTAGAagacaaagaacaataacaaaataataataatagaagttatataaatagtaatacgGAATAATGACATGGttcatattaataaataatattgataaaaaaagatacataatggttatgatggtgaCGAAAGTGATCTTTGCATAAAGTTGATAatttaaataatagcaataacattaatgaaaataataataatttcgctTTTACGAAATTAAAAAcggtacaaatatacatatgtatatatacatgtttatatacatatatcagtattttGATAACATAAGGGATTTTAACAATCATCATTCTCGTTATGATTTTCCTATTGTCTCTGTAAGAAAACCAAATTTTGTGAATACATGAGAAAAGTGAATAGCTAAAGATGGTTGAGATACCGAAATGGGAGCCACCAACACTTGTAAAGGGAATTAGTTCAAGTACAGAATGAGTTCACTACTAGAATTGAACAGTGAACCTATCCGTACTTCCTAAGCAATTTGTAACTGTTTTCAAACTCCAGTGATGAGCGTCTTTTTAAACCACAAAGTCACTGGAATGCAAAAATGTATACTGCTAtaaaggaatatttttttctctctcacttaagtTTTGTTAATATATTGATTTGCActtatacacccacccaccttcgAACACATCACacgcatacacgtgtgtgtgcgagtgtgtgtgtatatatatatatatatatatatatatatatatatatatatatatatatatatatatatatatatatatatatatatatatatatatatgtatgtgtgtctgtatgtatgtatgtatattcattatacacacacgcgcgcacataaacacacacatatgtgtatatatatctatatgtgtgttgtgtatacatatacatagatatatatacacatatatgtatatgtagatatacagtatatgtatacatatacatgtgtatatatacacatatgtatatagatatatacatatatatgtgtgtgtgggtgcatgtatatgtacacacacacatacaaatatgtgtgtgtgcgtgtgcatacatacatatgcacttatatatgtatatgcatacatatatatacaaatatatatattcatatatgtgtatatatatgcatatgtatatttgtaaaataatatttgtttatatacatatacatgactttacatttctctatatatacataaagacatgcatatgcatatttataagcatatatatattgtattataaatgtatataacacacacaaatatatgtgcgtgtgtgtttacgtgtgcatgtgtgtatcaacTGAATacttacataactatatatacatgttaatgttTGAATATtgaatacatacctatatatatacatttatatggatctaaatttacatatgaattatattagtttgtatatagatgtatgtgtatgtatataaataaatatgattggAAACTGTAAGTAAACACATATGAATAgaagtataaatatgtacaaatacatataaacgtcatatatacatatacatagaaaaggtatgagtatgaatatcttcacagtgcaagagaagtagatatttctgacgaagatgtaatcgaaaccgtactaagatcttcattttcattcatacattttccacaaatgcatatgtacagTTCACATAAGCAAACACATATATTGATAATCCTGTTcagaaataacaaagacaagagaaaggaaaaacgttTAGATCACCCCAGGAGATGGCTGGCTGACCCAAGGATACCTTTCACTCTAATTATTCGCTTCCTGAAATGCTCAATTCTTTTCTAATTGTTCATATTCCACACTCCATTTCCCTTTGTGTTTTGCTACAATATGGATATTTCATATGGTGTAAAACGAACTCTAAACACGGAGGAACATTTAAATGATCTAGGAATCAAAATGAAATTACTCCCACGGTTCGgttgtgctgggggggggggggataggggcgaggggagggacgaCACTGCTCCATATATAAAGGCGCCC
The nucleotide sequence above comes from Penaeus vannamei isolate JL-2024 chromosome 6, ASM4276789v1, whole genome shotgun sequence. Encoded proteins:
- the LOC113801079 gene encoding neurotrophin 1-like isoform X1, with the translated sequence MAFRYLISLCLAVAVLADQTSHVSISLGGAPAVSHHSSSHHGSPSYHHQPTYHTQPSYHPQPSYHPAPAYHPQPSYKHQHQPAVPECAANTTKAWCLEDDHYPTYEIKHAAEYHYEKLLSLYADVADLNTELSVDRPNTLEEETYLCPSETAYVRPLRAQNTEGKWRVVVNNIDAHYQTLTQTTRIEECLTSADACPLVPECYESKCLQKSVYHRFLVYDAYDQYFPFAIETFKLPASCACLLGAYTIDH
- the LOC113801089 gene encoding uncharacterized protein isoform X1, yielding MALMLSVVLACAGVVLGSVHPPAYGHHPQPAYAHHAPAYGHHAPVYGHKHAYEHAYCDPSVAPTCADNSTLSYCLEDAEYPEYEIKAAITADHLFAKKYADVADQSADDLVDMITKDQEEAFDYSYYTGASTGDSPYDATHWAGPEGYICPSEVVYAMPKRAQNVEGKWRVIVNDVHYYSQTARLETCLFPEAACRALAPCYQSHCTQKSVYHRLLSYDPCDPYRGLFIDIFKMPSACSCHLPA
- the LOC113801089 gene encoding uncharacterized protein isoform X2 encodes the protein MALTLSVVLACAGVVLGSVHPPAYGHHPQPAYAHHAPAYGHHAPVYGHKHAYEHAYCDPSVAPTCADNSTLSYCLEDAEYPEYEIKAAITADHLFAKKYADVADQSADDLVDMITKDQEEAFDYSYYTGASTGDSPYDATHWAGPEGYICPSEVVYAMPKRAQNVEGKWRVIVNDVHYYSQTARLETCLFPEAACRALAPCYQSHCTQKSVYHRLLSYDPCDPYRGLFIDIFKMPSACSCHLPA